CACTCTAAGGAAAGAAGAAAGTTGCACCACACAGGAATTATCCAAAGGGTTGAAATGAGTAAATGTGCTGTTCAtgtgcagagaaacaaatgattacaatttcagaacactTGGATGAGTTATTCAACAGGAAGAGCATCACAAACTGAGGGAGTCATTAATGCATTGACAACCTgtagcccatatgcaagcagtaattCAGTTTGATATTGGTTGATACAGTTGTTGGGTGTACTCCtgggggatatcatgccaaattctgtctaaattGTGGACTGGAGCACTGAAATCCCAatatgtttggagggccctgcccatagcaCTACATTCTCAATTGGGCACGGCAGGTCTCGGAAAGCATAAAGACGAGCAGTAGAAGCTCTTCTCATATGCAGGTAGGCATATCTGACTGAAATGTTAACTCAACATCGTCTgcaatgaagggcaataaaacggtgtATAGCACATTGTTCACATagcactgtggattaaaactgaagggaTCTTGCTACGAaactaatggcaccccagacgATTCCTCTCGATTATCGGGTcatctccaggcacgtctttgGACTGGAATCTCAATGACGGGAGTGGATTGGACTGAGACCAATGgtcagcaaagacatgtctggagctgctttggacagcagtgtgataccaacctgactattgcctgataaccaggagtgattgACTGGGATTCCATTTGTATTTTGTAGAAGGACCTCGTTTTGgttttttttgtgacggccttcgtagcgacaaacaccgccacacttttagtagcgggccgaccggtccgctggaacagtgaacagaaagatgaaaacccaaacactcggattgaatgaaagtcggtacttatctttattacgaagatatagaaacacagtggtgaactttgtctctacagaaatctgtctagttcgagtcggggcagctaggtcagcgtcggctgacgacaaataacaactctgctgcgatgtacccacactgactagcaagtacacactgcggtggcgagtatacaactgagcggcagaatccagaactgtcctagcgctcgcgactccagcgcttaagaagccagaagccagcggtggcgcgcgcagacttgcggcgatttcctgtatcgctggcgctgcttatgcggacggcgtccggactttgctgctgccaaccttttggcagcgggctcgggtggcattactggctaggatataacactcctcccccacaaatcgccgcaccgtcgttgaataatgacgtggcgagcgtcgacggcgggggaggtgtcaggccgcaggcgtagcagaagagaccggggcagagactgttgtcggtggcagtccccggtccgcaccccagcattggctgcgcggggcctcgggaaacaccgactgaaaaccgaggtcagggtgcacgcctgtgaccacgggtgcagcttctggtactggacgcgacggggcgtcgggacccacgaagagaggcagcgtctcctgacgctgcgtcgacggctgctgagtgggcgccggacaaggcgctgcggtgtcagactccttgggggtgcccaaggaaagcggctgcaggacaggctgcacagccaccgcttgggaaggcggcccggctgaggggtcgacgtccatcagctccgaaggcggcggcgactgaagagggaccgcaggcgctggagcgaccacccggggcgctcccgtatgaagctgcgcgggaggcatcaacgggacgggctgtcggcgtggcgacggctgctgctgctgccctgggggcggcagcgaagtcggaaggcgcggctggaacccgccgcggaccaaatctgtggacaaagaacgagcggcagaatccgggcggccagcgcggcgcaactggtcctgatgcctcctgtgcaccccagtagcaccttgaacagtataaaaaccgcgaccctggacacttatcacggtaccacgttcccaacgatggcgaccgtgataaactctgaaaaaaacggcgtcattgcgctgaaaacgcgtgcgatgctcagaagcggcgggtcgatccggggggtgcaacaaccgtagtagggtgcgatgacgacggccgtggagaagctccgcaggcgaagggccgtcgcgtggcgtggtccggtacgacgacaggaacgtgatgagggcctgctgacgagagtgcgtagcacgaaggcggtccatatgatccttgaatgtgcgtacaaaacgttccgctgcaccattcgattgagggtggaacggcggagtaagaacatggcgaatgccattggcagaacaaaaactttcaaattcagcagaggtaaattgtggaccattgtcagacactaaaacttctggaagaccctcaatacaaaaaattgaagtcaacgcctgtatagtttgtgcagacgttgtagactgcatgggcacaacaaacggaaaattactaaatgcatctatcacgatgagccaacgagaattccaatatggaccagcgaaatcaatatgtactcgctgccagggaccggcagggcgtgcccactcaaaatagcgttgaggcggagcagcttggtgtttggcacacgtcgaacaatctgtagacatctgcgtaatctgcttatcaatgccgatccatgtacaatgacggcgggcaagctgcttggtgcggaccactccccaatgaccttgatgcaacaagtcgaggaccttggattggagcacttggggaaccacgacacgaagctggtcattctcggtgcataacatcaaaactccgtgcgaaacagacaacagatgacgttgcggataatagcgacgaaccacaggatccgatatgtcctttgccttggacggccaaccacgttgaacaaaacgtaatagtaaactcagatgaggatccgtagctgtctcacgtgccacctgacgataatcaatcggaaaatcccggagggattggtgctcatcggcgtcaatctgatggcaagagtcgtcagaggaatcgaagacatcatccgcagcaatcggcaatctagaaagcgcgtcagcgtttgcatgctgagccgtagggcgatacagtatctcatactggtattgtgataacaaaagagcccaacgttgtagtctctgagctgtccgctgaggaactggttcagacggatgaaacagtgacgtcaggggcttgtgatctgttactaaatagaatggtctaccatagaggtagtgatggaattttgtgacaccgaacacaatagccaacgcttccttgtccaattggctataattacactgagctttgtttagcaatttagatgcgaacgcaataggacgttcggtgttaccgactcggtgagacaacacagcactgaggtcgaaagaagaggcatcacaagctaacaccagaggcttgttagggtcgtaatggaccagacaacgatcactcaataaagcctctttaagctgctgaaaggctgattggcaatcagccgaccacacaaacggaacattcttacggcggagacgatgcaacggtgcagcaatctgtgatgcattaggaatAAACCTaacataatatgtcaatttgccaagaactgcttgcaattcatgcagattgcgaggggcgggcaaataacgaatagctgctaaatgtgactgggagggatgaatgccttgagcattaataacatgtcccagatactccaactccgtaaggaaaaatgaacatttatcgatgttgcaacgtaggcctgcctgagacaacactgtaaacaaacactccaaattacggaaatgttcagcaggcgtccgaccggacacaacaatatcgtctaaatagtggcaacacgatggcacattagccagaagttgtgacaaaaaacgctgaaaaacagctggagctgacgcacaaccaaaaggcaaacgcagaaaacggaacaaccccaacgacgtgtttatgacaaaatactgttgtgattgctcgtcgaggggcaactgcaaatatgcttcacggagatcaattttggaaaagaaacaagcttcccctaacttacccatcagctcgtccggtctaggcaaaggaaaagaatcaatgacagtctgaggattaactgtcgacttaaaatcagcacacaaacgtaatttgccagacggtttctttataataactaagggcgaagcccactggctcgctgaaacggggtgaataacaccgttgttttgccaacgacgaagttcatcttctacaggtgcccggagggcgtgaggcactggacgagcacgaaaaaatcgaggctgagcattatcttttaacgtaatatgagcggcaaagttcgcagcacaacctagttcgtctttaaatatgtcactgtatcgtttacacaaatctgttatgctgtcttgaggaacaacaacagaattaagttgcagcaCATTGTCTTGTATAGAcatgccaaacaagtcaaaacagtctaatccgaaaatgtttacactgtagcGCGgaccactgtgaatgaaactgtttttgtattgccccggaatgtggctggcacgctacatacacctaacacaggaatgtgttcgccactataaggagccaaagaatgttttgccgctgaaagtttagggcggccgatagccgcatacgtagcactatttatgagagtcacagacgcaccagtgtctaattgaaaattgaaggtcttatcctggatgcgtagcttcacaaagagtttattacactgtctctggatcggtgcagtggaggcggaagacacaaaatcagcgcgtttagcgcgtgttcgctgcttacgacaactcgtgggttgggcgggtggaacaacaactcccgcttcacttgcagtctgtacattacgttttacagcgtttgaattacgcttgggtcgcatagcagagggctgggtgggtggcttattgcgaacaagtttattacccaca
The genomic region above belongs to Schistocerca nitens isolate TAMUIC-IGC-003100 unplaced genomic scaffold, iqSchNite1.1 HiC_scaffold_468, whole genome shotgun sequence and contains:
- the LOC126232371 gene encoding serine/arginine repetitive matrix protein 1-like; its protein translation is MSAELQQLILLQSQQIHSLVEAIAKQAAHPPTQKEHAQAAPPFRVEVYRLLCKLFPESKPEALDYDLPDPSLETLMNIIEAQDTFDYAECELDQPCISQIACAKQVMSRPRPHRQSQTVNTSRPRHVKHIRQPRVQNDRLTSCPKCVLAHPRKDTSRLCLRKRKNNSSAAQPMDIHVIQSQPARKVAFKDSSTVSVGNKLVRNKPPTQPSAMRPKRNSNAVKRNVQTASEAGVVVPPAQPTSCRKQRTRAKRADFVSSASTAPIQRQCNKLFVKLRIQDKTFNFQLDTGAVYHGRHRWERGTVISVQGRGFYTVQGATGVHRRHQDQLRRAGRPDSAARSLSTDLVRGGFQPRLPTSLPPPGQQQQPSPRRQPVPLMPPAQLHTGAPRVVAPAPAVPLQSPPPSELMDVDPSAGPPSQAVAVQPVLQPLSLGTPKESDTAAPCPAPTQQPSTQRQETLPLFVGPDAPSRPVPEAAPVVTGVHPDLGFQSVFPEAPRSQCWGADRGLPPTTVSAPVSSATPAA